Proteins co-encoded in one Osmerus mordax isolate fOsmMor3 chromosome 11, fOsmMor3.pri, whole genome shotgun sequence genomic window:
- the sars2 gene encoding serine--tRNA ligase, mitochondrial, which produces MATSIGMVGRLGSVLNVLKPVARQCARQGTILFTQRRLAHGVRSSLYEHVRDGYSDKPDLDMQLVCEETDKVIANVVTRKGDLRGEDVKLIVCVWQQLQQVRKEVSELEEKKKQISERVRVLVEKNDKKSLANLPEHRQAREEGREIRSRLSQLYPKQNQLEQEHYRQALRLPNTTHPDVPIGDESQARVVELVGQKPVFDFKPRGHVELGEGLGLIRQRNLAHISGHRSYYLRGAGARLQIALQNFALDTLQRRGFIPMAVPDILKGAVFEGCGMQPNAHRSQVYSLDPSRFPDLNLAGTGEVGVAGYFMDHAVNWRDLPVRSVCSSTCYRAETDTGREAWGLYRVHHFSKVEMFGVTADETGDESSQLLEDFLSLQKEIFSSLHLHYRVLDMPTQELGPPAHRKYDIEAWMPGRDCYGEISSGSNCTDYQSRRLNILYERRDGSLQYAHTVNATACAIPRTIIAILETHQTKEGSVRVPQVLQPYMGVEVIEKPPYSPLRYIGPNQPNRPPRPAPRTR; this is translated from the exons ATGGCGACCTCCATAGGCATGGTGGGCAGACTCGGCTCAGTATTGAATGTATTAAAACCGGTTGCTAGACAGTGTGCAAGACAGGGCACAATACTTTTCACTCAGCGTCGTTTGGCTCATGGCGTGCGCAGCAGCCTTTACGAACACGTCCGTGATGGCTACAGTGACAAGCCGGATTTGGACATGCAACTTGTATGCGAGGAGACCGACAAAGTCATAGCTAATGTTGTAACTCGTAAGGGGGATTTGCGTGGAGAGGACGTCAAACTAATT gtgtgtgtgtggcagcagctccagcaggtgAGGAAGGAAGTCTCTGAGCTGGAGGAAAAGAAGAAGCAGATTAGTGAGCGGGTCAGAGTGCTGGTG GAGAAGAACGACAAAAAGTCACTAGCCAAT ctgccaGAGCACAGGCAGGccagagaggagggtagagagatcCGCAGCAGGCTGAGCCAGCTCTACCCCAAACAAAATCAGCTGGAGCAGGAACACTACAGACAAGCCCTCCGACTgcccaacaccacacaccctgACGTG CCAATCGGAGACGAAAGCCAGGCAAGGGTGGTGGAGCTGGTTGGTCAGAAGCCAG TGTTTGACTTCAAACCCAGAGGACATGtcgagctgggggaggggctgggtcttatcagacagag GAACCTTGCTCACATCTCAGGCCACAGGTCCTACTacctgaggggggcgggggccagACTCCAGATCGCTCTTCAGAATTTCGCCTTAGACACTCTGCAGCGgcgg GGCTTCATTCCAATGGCAGTGCCAGACATACTGAAGGGggcagtgttt gAGGGGTGTGGGATGCAGCCCAATGCCCACCGCTCCCAGGTGTACTCTCTGGATCCCAGCCGCTTCCCGGACCTCAACCTGGCTGGCACTGGCGAGGTGGGCGTGGCAG GTTACTTCATGGACCATGCAGTAAACTGGAGGGACCTTCCTGTCAG GTCAGTGTGTAGCAGTACTTGCTACAGGGCAGAGACAGACACGGGCAGAGAGGCTTGGGGGCTCTACAGAGTTCACCACTTTAGCAAG GTGGAGATGTTTGGAGTGACAGCAgatgaaacaggagatgagagtTCTCAGCTTCTGgaggacttcctgtctctgcagaAGGAGATCTTCTCTTCTCTGCATCTACACTACAG agtgctgGACATGCCCACACAGGAACTAGGCCCACCCGCCCACAGGAAGTACGACATTGAGGCCTGGATGCCTGGGAGGGACTGCTATGGAGAA ATCTCCAGTGGCTCCAACTGTACAGACTACCAGAGCAGACGACTCAACATCCTGTATGAGAGGCGGGACGGGAGTCTGCAGTACGCCCACACG gTGAACGCCACTGCATGTGCTATTCCCCGAACCATCATCGCCATACTAGAGACTCACCAGACcaag GaggggagtgtgcgtgtgccgCAAGTCCTGCAGCCCTacatgggggtggaggtgatagaGAAGCCCCCCTACTCTCCTCTGAGGTACATCGGACCAAACCAGCCCAACCGGCCCCCCCGTCCGGCCCCAAGGACCAGGTGA